One Mugil cephalus isolate CIBA_MC_2020 chromosome 22, CIBA_Mcephalus_1.1, whole genome shotgun sequence genomic window carries:
- the LOC125000058 gene encoding CD9 antigen-like isoform X1, producing the protein MTALTSWELCVKYALFIFNFVFWLAGTGVLAVGLWLRFDSRTEGLFEGEGSPSVFFTGVYILIAAGALMMVVGFLGCCGAIKESPCMLGLFFLFLLIIFAVEVAAGIWGLSNKDQVVNDVTEFYKQTYANYKETKQEALKETLRLIHFGLDCCGPTGTVIDAAKDICPKKEGLEVLITTSCPAAIEEMFNNKLHIIGGVGIGIGVIMIFGMIFSMMLCCAIKKSRDFV; encoded by the exons CTCGCCGGGACCGGAGTCCTCGCTGTGGGACTCTGGCTTCGCTTCGACTCCAGGACAGAGGGGCTGTTTGAAGGGGAGGGATCACCCTCCGTCTTCTTCACCG GCGTCTACATCCTGATCGCGGCCGGCGCCCTGATGATGGTCGTGGGCTTCCTGGGATGCTGCGGAGCCATCAAAGAGTCGCCGTGCATGCTGGGATTG ttcttcctcttcctgctcatCATCTTCGCTGTGGAAGTGGCCGCTGGGATCTGGGGTCTCTCCAACAAGGACCAG GTGGTGAACGACGTTACTGAGTTCTACAAGCAAACCTACGCCAACTACAAGGAAACCAAGCAGGAAGCTCTGAAGGAGACGCTTCGCCTCATCCACTTCGGG CTGGACTGCTGCGGCCCAACGGGAACCGTGATCGACGCCGCCAAAGATATCTGCCCCAAGAAGGAGGGGCTGGAGGTCCTCATCACCACG AGTTGTCCGGCCGCCATCGAGGAGATGTTCAACAACAAGCTGCACATCATCGGAGGAGTCGGTATCGGCATCGGAGTCATCATG ATCTTTGGGATGATCTTCAGTATGATGCTCTGCTGCGCCATCAAGAAATCCAGAGACTTTGTGTAA
- the cwf19l1 gene encoding CWF19-like protein 1, producing the protein MGDQPVRVLACGDVEGRLNALFSRVQAIQKKTGQFDLLLCVGEFFGTTAEAEVEWQQYKTGAKKAPIHTYILGAASQEMVKNFPNADGSELAENITYLGRRGVFTGVSGLQIAYVSGREAPQEPAPSHCFTPKDLSDLVTPLTSSSKFRGVDILLTSQWPRGVWHFGNNPEVNTKFCGSSSIANLADKLKPRYHFAALEGAHYERLPYRNHVILQENAQHVSRFIALAAVNNPAKKKYLYAFNIVPMKTMDPAELVKQPQDVTENPYRRPKDKADAKKNVQAFGAAEEEEPSQQFFFDLGSNRGGGGPRGRGRKRPSDGDGRGRDERFKQQRRHPQPTGPCWFCLASPQVEKHLVISIGSHCYLALAKGGLTPRHMLILPIGHYQSVVELGSEVVEEMEKYKSALRSFYKSRGERCVLFERNYRSQHLQLQVVPVPLDRCTTDDIKEAFTVQAQEQQMELMEIPQHTDLKQIAPPGTPYFYVELDSGEKLFYRIQKHFPLQFGREVLASEALLNIPTRADWKECKQSREEEEESSKQLRDDFQPFDFAWEED; encoded by the exons ATGGGAGATCAACCTGTGAGAGT CTTGGCATGTGGAGACGTCGAAGGCAGATTGAACGCTCTGTTCAGTCGAGTCCAGGCCATCCAGAAGAAGACGGGACAGTTCGAC CTGTTGCTGTGCGTCGGGGAGTTTTTTGGGACGACGGCGGAGGCTGAAGTCGAGTGGCAACAGTACAAAACGGGAGCGAAGAAAg CTCCCATCCACACCTACATCCTCGGAGCGGCGAGCCAGGAGATGGTGAAGAACTTCCCCAACGCCGACGGCAGCGAGTTGGCTGAAAACATCACGTATCTGG GTCGGCGAGGCGTCTTTACGGGCGTCTCCGGGCTGCAGATCGCGTACGTCAGCGGTCGGGAGGCGCCGCAGGAGCCGGCGCCGTCTCACTGCTTCACGCCCAAAGACCTGTCGGACCTCGTGACGCCGCTCACCAGCAGCTCCAAGTTCAGAGGAGTCGACATCCTGTTGACGTCGCAGTGGCCCCGGGGAGTTTGGCACTTTGGAAACAACCCG GAAGTGAACACTAAGTTTTGTGGAAGCAGCTCCATCGCCAACCTCGCAGACAAACTGAAACCACGCTACCACTTTGCCGCACTAGAGGGCGCTCACTATGAAAGACTCCCATACAG gAACCACGTCATCCTCCAGGAAAACGCTCAACACGTCAGTCGCTTCATCGCCCTCGCAGCCGTCAACAACCCGGCCAAGAAGAAG tATCTCTACGCCTTCAACATCGTCCCCATGAAGACGATGGATCCTGCGGAGCTGGTGAAGCAGCCGCAGGACGTGACGGAAAACCCGTACCGACGCCCCAAAGACAAGGCGGACGCGAAGAAGAACGTTCAGGCCTTCGGCGCCGCAGAGGAGGAG GAACCGTCTCAGCAGTTCTTCTTCGACCTGGGCAGTAACCGGGGAGGGGGCGGTCCTCGGGGTCGCGGCAGGAAGAGGCCGTCGGACGGAGACGGGCGAGGACGGGACGAGCGGTTCAAACAGCAGCGCCGACATC CTCAGCCGACCGGACCCTGCTGGTTCTGTCTGGCCAGTCCTCAGGTGGAGAAACATCTCGTCATCAGCATAGGAAGCCAT TGCTACCTGGCTCTGGCTAAAGGCGGCTTGACCCCGCGCCACATGCTCATCCTGCCCATCGGCCACTACCAGTCGGTGGTGGAGTTGGGCtcggaggtggtggaggagatggagaagtacAAGTCGGCTCTGAGGAGCTTCTACAAGAGCAGAGGGGAACGATGTGTCCTGTTCGAGAGGAACTACAGGAGTCAACATCTGCAGCTGCag GTGGTGCCGGTGCCGCTGGACCGATGCACCACCGACGACATCAAGGAGGCGTTCACGGTCCAGGCTCAGGAGCAACAGATGGAGCTGATGGAGATTCCTCAACACACCGACCTCAAACAG ATCGCTCCTCCAGGAACTCCCTACTTCTACGTGGAGCTGGACTCCGGGGAGAAACTCTTCTATCGCATCCAGAAACATTTTCCTCTGCAGTTCGGACG GGAGGTTCTGGCCAGCGAAGCGTTGCTGAACATCCCGACTCGAGCCGACTGGAAGGAGTGtaaacagagcagagaggaggaggaggagagcagcaaaCAGCTGAGGGACGACTTCCAGCCGTTCGACTTCGCCTGGGAGGAGgactaa
- the LOC125000058 gene encoding CD9 antigen-like isoform X2 — MSGLQCIKYLVFVFNFLFWLAGTGVLAVGLWLRFDSRTEGLFEGEGSPSVFFTGVYILIAAGALMMVVGFLGCCGAIKESPCMLGLFFLFLLIIFAVEVAAGIWGLSNKDQVVNDVTEFYKQTYANYKETKQEALKETLRLIHFGLDCCGPTGTVIDAAKDICPKKEGLEVLITTSCPAAIEEMFNNKLHIIGGVGIGIGVIMIFGMIFSMMLCCAIKKSRDFV; from the exons CTCGCCGGGACCGGAGTCCTCGCTGTGGGACTCTGGCTTCGCTTCGACTCCAGGACAGAGGGGCTGTTTGAAGGGGAGGGATCACCCTCCGTCTTCTTCACCG GCGTCTACATCCTGATCGCGGCCGGCGCCCTGATGATGGTCGTGGGCTTCCTGGGATGCTGCGGAGCCATCAAAGAGTCGCCGTGCATGCTGGGATTG ttcttcctcttcctgctcatCATCTTCGCTGTGGAAGTGGCCGCTGGGATCTGGGGTCTCTCCAACAAGGACCAG GTGGTGAACGACGTTACTGAGTTCTACAAGCAAACCTACGCCAACTACAAGGAAACCAAGCAGGAAGCTCTGAAGGAGACGCTTCGCCTCATCCACTTCGGG CTGGACTGCTGCGGCCCAACGGGAACCGTGATCGACGCCGCCAAAGATATCTGCCCCAAGAAGGAGGGGCTGGAGGTCCTCATCACCACG AGTTGTCCGGCCGCCATCGAGGAGATGTTCAACAACAAGCTGCACATCATCGGAGGAGTCGGTATCGGCATCGGAGTCATCATG ATCTTTGGGATGATCTTCAGTATGATGCTCTGCTGCGCCATCAAGAAATCCAGAGACTTTGTGTAA